In Rhodamnia argentea isolate NSW1041297 chromosome 11, ASM2092103v1, whole genome shotgun sequence, one genomic interval encodes:
- the LOC115751130 gene encoding polygalacturonase At1g48100 isoform X1, producing MRMAKINPKDDTILLLIAIFILSASLGTCYGREGKHWRHSEACQFKKGQGHRGGHRHHCQHHNRLSPKVNGDGYTVPQDTMTSLAGSSGRTTTFNVLDYGAKGDGHADDTKAFEAAWAAACQVAASTLVVPSGSVFMVKPISFSGPNCKPGIVFQLDGKIIAPTSSQAWGSGLLQWIEFTKLTKIKIKGKGTIDGQGSVWWNDSATVYPTDELDSVSSTAQNSTISSTDMISTNLSKMPSTKPTALRFYGSSDVAVNGITIQNSPQTHLKFDSCTDVQVFGVTISSPGDSPNTDGIHLQNSQNVLIYSTDIACGDDCVSIQTGCSNVYIHNVNCGPGHGISIGGLGKDNTKACVSNVTIRDTIITGTLTGVRIKTWQGGSGSVQDIMFSNIQVSEVHTPIMIDQFYCDQEKCKNETAAVAISGINYMNIKGTYTVQPVHFACSDSLPCIGVSLTSIELKSVQGSHLYDPFCWETYGELKTTSEPPISCLQKGKPSNLPSQLVPC from the exons ATGAGGATGGCTAAGATAAATCCGAAGGACGACACCATCCTCCTTCTCATTGCCATTTTCATTTTGAGTGCAAGTTTGGGGACTTGCTATGGCAGAGAAGGCAAGCATTGGAGGCACAGCGAAGCTTGCCAATTTAAAAAAGGACAAGGTCATCGAGGTGGACACCGACACCACTGCCAACATCACAACCGCCTTTCGCCAAAGGTGAACGGAGATGGGTACACTGTTCCTCAAGATACTATGACAAGTTTAGCAGGAAGTTCAGGGCGTACTACCACCTTTAATGTGCTGGACTATGGTGCCAAAGGGGATGGACATGCTGATGATACGAAG GCATTTGAAGCAGCATGGGCAGCAGCATGTCAAGTGGCGGCATCAACACTGGTGGTCCCATCTGGGTCCGTGTTTATGGTCAAGCCAATCTCTTTCTCAGGGCCTAATTGCAAACCAGGCATTGTGTTTCAG TTAGATGGCAAGATAATTGCTCCAACAAGCTCTCAGGCTTGGGGATCAGGTCTCCTCCAATGGATTGAATTCACAAAGCTCACAAAGATCAAAATTAAGGGAAAGGGCACCATTGACGGACAAGGCTCTGTTTGGTGGAATGATTCAGCCACTGTTTATCCAACGGATGAGTTGGATTCGGTCTCCTCCACAGCCCAAAATTCAACAATTAGCTCCACCGATATG ATAAGTACTAATCTAAGTAAAATGCCAAGCACCAAGCCCACG GCACTTAGGTTCTATGGAAGCTCTGATGTAGCAGTCAACGGGATAACTATACAGAACAGCCCTCAGACCCACCTAAAGTTCGACTCTTGCACAGATGTCCAGGTTTTTGGTGTTACTATATCTTCCCCAGGAGACAGTCCCAACACTGATGGAATCCATCTGCAGAATTCCCAGAATGTGCTGATTTACAGCACAGATATTGCGTGCG gagaTGACTGTGTATCAATACAGACTGGATGCTCCAATGTATACATACACAATGTAAATTGTGGACCAGGACATGGTATCAGTATAGGAGGACTAGGAAAGGACAACACTAAAGCTTGTGTCTCAAATGTAACCATCCGAGACACAATAATTACTGGAACATTAACGGGGGTCAGGATAAAGACATGGCAG GGAGGTTCAGGATCTGTACAAGATATCATGTTCTCAAACATCCAAGTATCTGAGGTTCACACTCCTATTATGATTGACCAGTTCTACTGTGACCAAGAAAAATGCAAGAATGAAACAGCGGCTGTAGCAATTTCAGGCATAAACTACATGAACATAAAAGGAACTTACACGGTGCAACCTGTACATTTTGCCTGCAGTGACAGCTTGCCTTGCATCGGCGTGTCTCTTACAAGCATAGAGTTGAAATCAGTTCAAGGCAGCCACTTGTATGATCCCTTCTGCTGGGAGACATATGGTGAGTTGAAAACCACCTCAGAACCTCCAATCAGCTGCTTACAGAAAGGAAAGCCATCAAACTTACCATCTCAGCTTGTTCCATGCTGA
- the LOC115751130 gene encoding polygalacturonase At1g48100 isoform X2, producing the protein MRMAKINPKDDTILLLIAIFILSASLGTCYGREGKHWRHSEACQFKKGQGHRGGHRHHCQHHNRLSPKVNGDGYTVPQDTMTSLAGSSGRTTTFNVLDYGAKGDGHADDTKAFEAAWAAACQVAASTLVVPSGSVFMVKPISFSGPNCKPGIVFQLDGKIIAPTSSQAWGSGLLQWIEFTKLTKIKIKGKGTIDGQGSVWWNDSATVYPTDELDSVSSTAQNSTISSTDMISTNLSKMPSTKPTALRFYGSSDVAVNGITIQNSPQTHLKFDSCTDVQVFGVTISSPGDSPNTDGIHLQNSQNVLIYSTDIACGDDCVSIQTGCSNVYIHNVNCGPGHGISIGGLGKDNTKACVSNVTIRDTIITGTLTGVRIKTWQGGSGSVQDIMFSNIQ; encoded by the exons ATGAGGATGGCTAAGATAAATCCGAAGGACGACACCATCCTCCTTCTCATTGCCATTTTCATTTTGAGTGCAAGTTTGGGGACTTGCTATGGCAGAGAAGGCAAGCATTGGAGGCACAGCGAAGCTTGCCAATTTAAAAAAGGACAAGGTCATCGAGGTGGACACCGACACCACTGCCAACATCACAACCGCCTTTCGCCAAAGGTGAACGGAGATGGGTACACTGTTCCTCAAGATACTATGACAAGTTTAGCAGGAAGTTCAGGGCGTACTACCACCTTTAATGTGCTGGACTATGGTGCCAAAGGGGATGGACATGCTGATGATACGAAG GCATTTGAAGCAGCATGGGCAGCAGCATGTCAAGTGGCGGCATCAACACTGGTGGTCCCATCTGGGTCCGTGTTTATGGTCAAGCCAATCTCTTTCTCAGGGCCTAATTGCAAACCAGGCATTGTGTTTCAG TTAGATGGCAAGATAATTGCTCCAACAAGCTCTCAGGCTTGGGGATCAGGTCTCCTCCAATGGATTGAATTCACAAAGCTCACAAAGATCAAAATTAAGGGAAAGGGCACCATTGACGGACAAGGCTCTGTTTGGTGGAATGATTCAGCCACTGTTTATCCAACGGATGAGTTGGATTCGGTCTCCTCCACAGCCCAAAATTCAACAATTAGCTCCACCGATATG ATAAGTACTAATCTAAGTAAAATGCCAAGCACCAAGCCCACG GCACTTAGGTTCTATGGAAGCTCTGATGTAGCAGTCAACGGGATAACTATACAGAACAGCCCTCAGACCCACCTAAAGTTCGACTCTTGCACAGATGTCCAGGTTTTTGGTGTTACTATATCTTCCCCAGGAGACAGTCCCAACACTGATGGAATCCATCTGCAGAATTCCCAGAATGTGCTGATTTACAGCACAGATATTGCGTGCG gagaTGACTGTGTATCAATACAGACTGGATGCTCCAATGTATACATACACAATGTAAATTGTGGACCAGGACATGGTATCAGTATAGGAGGACTAGGAAAGGACAACACTAAAGCTTGTGTCTCAAATGTAACCATCCGAGACACAATAATTACTGGAACATTAACGGGGGTCAGGATAAAGACATGGCAG GGAGGTTCAGGATCTGTACAAGATATCATGTTCTCAAACATCCAA TGA